The sequence below is a genomic window from Leptospira inadai serovar Lyme str. 10.
ATTTTCCGCAGGCGATGCAGCCTACGTTGGTTCCTTCCCGAATATCGATCCCGGTAGGACAAACGACGAGGCACATATTGCATGCGGTGCAATCTCCGATCTTAACGGTCCCTTTTCGGCGAGGTTCTCCTCTCGTATAATCGTACGTTATATTAACGGAATCCGCATCCATCATAACTGTCTGAAAGCGAGCATATGGACAGGCATATTTGCAAAACTGTTCGCGAATGAAGGCCATATCCGCGTACATCGCAAATGTGAAGAATCCCGTGAAGTAGGCCCAACTAGGCAATGAATGAGTTTCGGAAATCGATCGAATGTCCGCTAGCATCAGATAAGGATCCGCAAAATAGGAAATCCATGCTAAAGATGCCAATAAACTTACGAGGATCCAGACGAGATGAGTGCCGACTTTTCCGAAGATAGGAGCATCCTTCTTGCCGTATTTCGATCCTAGAACGAATCTTCCGACGACGTCGAATAAATCGGTATAGATCGTCTGCGGACAGGCCCATCCGCACCAAACCCTCCCGATCAAAGAGGTGAAGAGAAAGAGGGAAAGTCCCATTCCCAAGAGGAATAGATGTAAAAAGTAGCCTTCTTGGGGAGTGAAGATATTACCTAACAGAAAGAATTTCCTCTCCGGGATGTCCAAACGAATGAGGGGGAGTTGATCCCAACGTAGCCAAGGCGTTCCAAAGAATAATAGAATTAGAAAAGTTTGAACTACCGTTCTGGCACTTCTAATCTTTCCCGACATCGGGCGAGAAATAACCATTTAGATTCCTCCGAATCGACCCGCCGCGAAGCGGCGGGTGCGAGCATCAAATTTCACTTGGAGGCTTTTAAACTCGGATTCCTGGAAGCTAACCAAGCGATAACCTGGTAGACTTTTTCGGAACCTAAGGAATTTTCGTGTGGAGGCATCGGCCCACGACCCAACTTCGCCTTATCGGGACCGATTCCTTTCATTATCTCTTCATAAAGCTCCGCATCCGTATTTCCGTGCAGCCATTCTTTATCCATTAAATTCGGTCCGACCAAACCTTCTCCCGTCGGTCCGTGACAGGCGACGCAATAAGTCTGGAACGTTGTCTGACCCGCAGCAATCGCTTTTACGTCCCCGCGGAACGGATTCGCACCTCCGTTCGATACGATCACCTTATTTTTATTCGGAAATTCTTTTTCGTAATCCGATACCTGTGCTTCATATTGCTCTTTGGTTTCCCAAGACGAGAAACCGTGAAAATATATTGCATAGGCGATCGCGAATACGATCGAGCCGAACCAAACCCAAACCCACCACGCAGGAAGAGGATTGTTGGATTGCTTGATGCCGTCAAATTCCTTATTTGGATCGCTCATAGATCAATCCTCCTCTAACATACGGTATTTCGGTTTTTCCATGCGATCTTTGCGTTTTCGAGCGTAAACGTACGCAAAGATGATCGCGATTGCAATGACTAAGACCGGAAGTCTTAGCGCTTTGTAGATTTGTAATGTATCTAAATCCATCTATGCTTCCTACTTTAAACTTTTCGAAAGTTCGGCGCTGTCCCGACCCATTTTTAACAGATACGCGATTAGCGCTTCTCCTTCGGTTTTCCCGGAAAGCTCTGCGACTCCGGCTTGAATTTCCGCATCAGTGTAAGGAACTCCGACGCTACGTAACCCTCTCAAATGGGCGGCGATCTTTTCCGGATCGAGCTTCGCACTCTCTTCGAATAGCCAAGGGTATCCAGGCATGACCGAACCTTTTGCAGTGTCTCTCGGATTGATGAGATGCGTTTTATGCCATTCTGCCGAGGGCTGTATTTGAGATTCGTGAGCTAGATCCGGTCCTGTCCGCTTGGATCCCCATAAAAATGGGTGATCGTAAACGAATTCTCCCGCCTTGGAATACCCGTCTCGACCGAACGCTTTTTGCGGATCGAATCGATCGACCTCCCACTTAAACGGACGAATCATTTGGGTATGGCAATTATTACAGCCTTCCTTCTGGTAAACGTCCCGCCCGGCCAGTTCTAGGGCGGTGTAGGGTTTTACATTCGCTATCGGTTCCGCAGTCTTCGAGAGGAAGAAGGGAGGAATTAATTCGAAGATACCGCCGCACAAAACCGCGATCGTAGTATAGATCGTGAATTTAACTCCGTTCTGTTCCCATTTTTCGGTGAGATTCGAAAAGCGATCTAAAAGTTTATCAAACCAACTCATGCTTTTGCCTCCTTGAGGCCTACGCGTAGATCGATTTCTTTCCATCCGCTTCCTGCGGTTTTGATCGTCTTGATCACATTGTAGATCATCACGAATAATCCGCTAACGTAAAGAACGCCTGCGATACCTCTGAAAAGACGGAACGGTTTTAGAACTTCCGTGATTTGTACCCAATTAGGGTACTTTAATGCTCCGGTTTCGTCTACGGCTCTCCACATCGAGCCTTCCGTAACTCCGGAGACCCACATCGAAACGATATAGAGTAAAATTCCGAGAGTAGCTACCCAGAAGTGAAAATTGGCCAACCTTTCCGAGTAGAGGTTCGTGTTCCAAAGCCGAGGAACTAGATAGTAAATAGCCGCGAAGGAAAGCATTCCCACCCAGCCTAAGGTTCCTCCATGAACGTGACCGATAATCCAATCGGTATTATGGCCTAGAGCGCTTACGGATCGAATCGACAATAACGGGCCTTCGAAGGTGGACATACCGTAGAAGGTAATTCCTACCAACAACATTTTCAGAGTAGCATCCGTCTTGATCTTTTCCTTCGCCTGAGTGAGGGTCAAAAATCCGTTTAACATTCCTCCCCAGGACGGCATCCAAAGCATGATACTAAAAACCATTCCGGTGGTTTGCAACCAATCGGGTAGAGGAGTATAGAGCAAATGGTGCGGGCCGGCCCAGATATAAATGAAGATCAAGGACCAGAAATGTATGATCGATAATCTATGGCTATAGATCGGTTGTTTGATGTGCTTAGGAAGATAATAATACATCAATCCTAAGAATGGAGTGGTCAATACGAATGCGACCGCATTGTGTCCGTACCACCACTGGATGTTCGCGTCGTACACGCCGGAAAACAGCGAATATGATTTGGTTAAGCCGACAGGAACCGCTAGGTTGTTTACGATGAATAGGATCGGAATCGTAACAAAGGAGGCTATATAGAACCAAATCGCAGCATAAAGTTGTTTTTCTTCGCGAGTGAAAATCGTTCCGAAGAAATTCACGATAAAGATTACGAACCAAATAACGATTAGGAGATCTAACGGCCATTCAAGTTCCGCATATTCTTTCGATTGATTCAGCCCTAATGGAAGGGTCACTGCGGCTAATGCTATCGTCAAATTGTATAAAACAAAATGAATATTCGCTAACCGATCGCTCCAAATTCTAACTCGGCATAGTCTTTGTACGGTGTGGTAAGCCGTCGCAAAAATGATGCTGAGCGCAAAACCAAATATGGCTGCATTCGTATGAAGTGGGCGCAATCGTCCAAAAGTGAAGTACGGACCGAAATTTAATTCGGGGAATACCATTTGGAAAGCGATCCAGGTTCCGATTAGCATCGAAGCCACGCCCCATACCAATGCAGAGATAATAAATCCTTTTACGATTTGATCGTTATATTTTTGGGAATTCATCGTTTCTCCGTCCCGTGGAAAGGGATACTTCCAACGATTCGATACTCGAATAAAAAGCCAAGCAAGGAAGTGAGTCGGAGAGGATTTAGACCGGTGATAATTGTCAACGTTAGGATACATTCGATTTATTGAATTAACCGAAATAATTCTAAAATGGAATGTGGTGGATTGCGTTAGTCGTTTTTGCATTTGAGAATCTTTCTTAATAGCGATTCGGAGACGAATTCGAATCTTCGTTCGGTCTCTGGAAAGAGTTTGGAAATAAATTATTGAAATTTTTGTCGCCGCGATAATCTTGCGAATGCTTCTTACTGATCGCTTTTCAATCGGATCGAATGCTTGGCTTCCTTATCCGGCGAGGAAGTCGCCGCATTGGAACGTAGAAATCCGGTCGCTTTCCGGTAATTATGTCCTTGAAAAAAACCGGAAAAAAACCGATGATTTTCATAGGGATTCGCAATGGCCTTTAATCCGTTTTCATTTCTTACAAATATTCGTGAGTCGATCGATGGAATTCTAGGCGGCCTGCCCCCGCAAACGGTTAAACTGATCGGTAAGGCCGGCATGGCCCTCGCGGTCCTGATCGGGTTGGCATTGGCCTGGCTGAGCTTTCAGAAAGGCTTGGAAATGGCGGGGGAAGAGGATAGGGCCAAGGTCTTAGACCGAAAGGCACTTTTTTTAGAGGATATAGAACGAGAATACAATCGCAAGCGAAAGGAGATCCGTTGGAGTGACCCGGGGCTTAACGATTCGAAATCGAATTCGCTGGATATTGAAAGGTATTCTCAGGATCGACCTAAGGCAGGTCCTTCCGCTCCGAAAGCCAGCCTGGAAGAGGGGAATACGCTTTCCAATTCGAGAAGGAATGAGGGAGATTCCCGGGTTTTCTTCCCGAACGAGAATGAACGACCTCCGCGAGAAGATTCGGCTCCTAGTAATAGTTCCGACAGCGCGCCCAAATTGGAGCCGAAATCCCAATCGGAGCAGAACTCCTCTTCCAGGAGCGATTCCTCGTCACGATTGGAAAAGCCGCCTAGAAAGACCACCGGGCCACAATTGAGAGAATGAATTTGAAATCGTACTACACTCTTATTGTTTATTTACTTTTACCGACCTGGCTCTGGGCGGACCTGCCTTTACCGTTTCCGGAAGATCGACCCGGCACGGAAGAAGCCGAATCCCGGCAAACTTCCCTAGGTGTAGCACCTTCTCAATCCTCCGATAGCGTTGCTGGAGAAGAGCCGAGGTCCACGTCGGAAGCGGATTCTAGCAAGACGAACAAAACAACCGAAGCTGCGATCGGAAACGATTCGAACCTTACACCTACGGTGCCCGATTCAGTGGCGATCCAAACGCCTCCCGCAAAATCGAAGACGACTCAATTGCCGAATATAACCGAGAAAAAAAACCGGAAAGCAAAAAAGAAGGACGATCAAGATCCGAGTCAGGCCGCCTACGAAAGAGGGCTATTAAGACTTCGTAATGGAGAAAAGAACGCGGCTCAGGAGGAATTTACGAAGGCCGCTGGCAGCCAAGGAGAAGCTTCCGGAAAGGCAAAACTGGAACTGTCCAAACTCGTAGATTCTCAGACAAATTCCTCGGCTCCCGAGAGCCAGGACGAGGAAATGAAATGGAAAACCCTGCTGGAGTCGGCGCGTTCATTGCGGTCTCAGGGAAAAAATTCGGAGGCTCAAACCTCGCTTTTGCAAGTAGCGACCGAGGCTCCTTCGGAATACCGCGCGCAGGCTTTATTACAATTAGGTGATTCTCTTTTTCGGCAGGGACGATTCTCGGATTCCCGCGCCTATCTGATCGATTTCTGGAATCGTTTCGGTCGCAAGTACCCGATTTCATCGGATCCGAATTCGCCCGAATTCAAAAGACAATTGGAAGAAAGAGATTTAGGCGCTTATCTTTTATTTAAATCCAGCTACAAGGCCGGTGAAACCGAATGGGCAAGAAGATTTCTGGTAAAGTATCTGGAAAAAAGTTCTGAGGATTCTAAGGGAAGGTTCTCCCCATTGCGAACCGAACTGGAAAATCTTTCCAAGAGAGATCTATAGAACGTCGGATTTGATCGGCACTCTTAGGAGAGGACGTAACGATTTGCAATCGATCCCGGAGAGTTTTTAGTCTTTAAAAATTTCCTCACGAAAGAGAGACGTTTACTTCCAACTTTCCGAATTTGGAAAATAGGTTGATGGCAAGCGCTTGCTTTTTCGGAATCTTAATCGTCTCGTTTTTGGAGTCTACGATATTCGGAGCGGTGATCTCGATGGACTGGCCTGCCGTCGCGAAAATATTCATAGCATTTCCGGTGGTCATGTTTGCGATTTCCCCCAAGATATCCTTGTACTCGTTTTTAATATCCTGTTCACTCATTCCCGGCATCAGCTTACTTGCAATCTTGTAAGCGGCGTCATAATTCAATCCGTAAACGACTTCTCCCGTAAAGGTTCCTAAAACGCCGATGATGATCGCGAGTTCCAATGTCGTTTCGGGAGAATCCTTCACTCCGATTTTTCCGCGGATCAAATCGGTTTTTAGTACGTCTCGGAAGACTATGGTCGCCGCTTCCAAGAACGGATTTACGAGTTCGGCACGGATTTGCATTATTCCTCCGCTGATTTAGCTAACCTTTCTACGGTCATTTCTTCCGCCACACTTTGAGGGATTTCCGACAGAAATCCGTTTAAGAGTACGGAGGAGTCTCTGATTCTAAGTACTGTGGAAGTTTCCGGTTTTCCGAATCGAACGGCTACAAATTCGACGAGCGCATACTTGTCCGCATCCTTATACGGGCCCAGGCTCTTCTTCTGGCCGAACGCCTGAGAAGTTAGATCTTGGAAAAATCGTTTATCCGAAAGGAGAGAAAAACTTCCTTTCGAAGAAGCGACGGATTTTAGATCCGCGAATGCTTTATCTCGAATCGTTACGGTGCCGGTTCCGAATAGGGCGGCTACTTTGCCCAGTCCATTCGGTTCGCTTTGTAAGGTCTTAATTTTTGCTTTTAAGTTTTCGATCGCCGATTTACGGGCTTCGATTAGAAATTTCCCGCGCAGGATGGACTTTCTTTCTTCGAAAGAGGGGATTTTCCCGTCTTTACCTTTTGGCGCGTTGGAATCGGTGATTTCCTTCTGATAAAGCTCCCTTAGTTGCAGATCCGTCGGCTCCACATTCTGATTGGCCAGTTTTGTCAGATCTTCTTCCGTGTAGACGAGAGCGTTCAAATCGACTCTTGCCGTAGATGCTTCGGATTGCACCCGCAATTCGTCATCGGTTTTCCGTAGATCCGATTGGAGTAGATTTGCCTGGATAGAACCTTGCACGGCAGCCTCGATACGGAAACGCATGGGCGCTTCCTTTAAGAACTGACGATATACTTGGTCGGGTTTCTCCACTTCGTCGTCCGAATATCCCGCGCCCCGATAAGAAAGTTTCACCCTTTTTTGAGCTTCTTCCCAAAGATTTTGCCGGATTAATTCTTCGGAAACGCTATAACCTAGCGAATTTGCGATCGTATTCGCGACGAACATTCCTTTCAGAATCATAAAGGCACATTCACCCAGTTGGCTGTCCGGAATTTGACCCTGGTATATTTGATAGCAGTACCTACGACCCGCATTAAAGGAATCCATGGGTACATCTTTTCCGCCGATCTTTCCGGCTTTGATGTTAGCTTTGCCGGTCAACATATCCATTCCGGCTTGTTCCACGTCGGAACGGAGAAGAGTAAAAATCAGCATTAAAACCAGAACGCCCAAAAAAAGAGCTGACCCGACTTTGAAAAAAATGTCTTTAAAGGATGTTCCTTCAGTATTTGTCATAAAAATCCGTATGATAGGAAGGGTGAGAGGCGGGTAGAATCTGTAAAGGAGAAAAACCGACGAAAAACGCTTCAGAAAGGCGATCGGATGGTAGATACATATACTGATGCTCTATATCGCACTCGCACTCATTCTGGTCGGACTCCTTTGTTTCATTTATGTATCCTTCCAGCCAAGTTTGAAGAATCGCGCGGATTCGTCCGGTTCTGTACGAACGCCTACTCCGATTCCGAGAGACAGAAAAAATGTCGCAGAAGCGTTGACCTCGGCTAAGAGGCCGGTTCGAACCGAATCATCCTCTCACCTAGATCGAGTATTTGCGGAGGAGCGAAAGATTCGTCCTTTTACCCGCGCATCCGAACGAAGTGAAGAATCGAATATGATTCCGGAAGAAGAAGTTTGGGAAGAAGAAATTAAGACGGAACCGATTCCACATGAGGAAACGTTTCGACCAAGAGAGCAGCCTCCGGAGGAAAGAGTGGAAATTGGTACAGAGTCCCGCGAGGAAGAGTGGTCTATGGAAGGGATTTTATTCCTGGACCTTTCCGGAAAATTGCCTTACGAAGGATTGAAGCAAAAAATCAGACCCGAACAACTCAAGGGATTTAGAAGAATCGGTAAAGGCAGAGTTCGAGAAATTCCGGGTGGCTTTGCATTTCACGCGTTAAATTCCGAGTTCAGTTATAAACTGGACGAGGTGGAAAAAGTGATCTTTTACGACGAAGGCTTCGCCCTCTTACCTGCGAAGCGAGAATTTCCGACTCCGATTTTTTTGACGAAAGAAACCGAGCGATTTAAAAATTACTTGGAATATACTTCGAAACTATAGGTATCGAGATTCGTCGAGAATCAATCCTGTTATTCGTATCGAGTCGGATTCGCAGAGGGAAACGTTCTTATCTATCTGCCTTCGACTTGTAGCCAGCGGGTCGTTTTTACGACTACTCTAACAATAATATAAAATCCGGCTCCGATTCCAAAAACCCAAATTTGGGGTTCGGTAATGACTTCCCAGGGCGCAGTCCATGAGCCGAAATTATTCAAGAAGCTCGCACAGAAATCGAACAAGACGAAAATCACGACGATTCCAAAAAGGCTAGGATACTCTCTTTTTAAGACATTCTTGAAGGAAAAGGAAAGTTGAGGTTTTACGTAACCCTTCCCTTTCGGAAGGAAGGCGGGAACATTGTCCGCCCAATCGAGATATTCGCGGCCGAATTTCTCCCGAAGAAATTTTTCCTCCGTGAACATAATTCTTTCGTAATAGAACCCGAAAAAAAGAGCGAATACCAGAAGTAAGGGGAGATCCCGTAAATAAAGTATCGGTCCTAGGTATAATAGGAAGTTCCCCAAATACAATGGATGGCGAACTAAAGAATAGATTCCCTCCCGATTTACCACATCGGCGATCTGCTCTTTGGTATTTCGACCCGAGGTGCGGGCGGGCGCATAACCGATCACGAAGCAACGAACGAATAAACCGAGTAAGCTTACGAAAAAGCAAGCCGCTGCGTAGTATAAATTGATTTCGTAGGATCCGTTTAGAAATTGATAGTCTTTTAGAGCATACAAACTTAGGAGCAGAATAAAGCCGGGAATGTAGGATCTCCAGCGAAATAGGAAAATTCCTTGTTTGTCTAGTTCTTCGATCAGAGCCATGTAGTATCCTTCGTACCGGAGGTTTTTTGGAAGGAAACCTAGGTTCTCGATAGCTGTCAATCAATGATTCCAGGACGTCGTCACTGGAATGAATGCCTTCCCCTGTACGTAAAGTCCGCCAAGTCTTTTCGTAAAATCGGCTCGAGAGTCCAAGGGTCTAAAATCAACTTATAGTTCAGGTCTTTTCGTTGGAATACCCAGCTTCCTTGCTTTGTTTTACCGATAGGGGAAAGTAACTCGGTTTCGGATTCGGATTGAAGTTCGACTTGAAAGTTTTCGTCGCTTCGGATCGGAACGATTTCCTCCTTATTTTCGAACGAAATTTCATCCGCTTTCAATCGGAATAGCATTTCGGCAAAACGATTTACTTCTTCGGCAGAGGCGGGTTTGGAGAATTCCGAAGTGGATAAATTCCAATCGTCGGCCGAATTAACTAAGGAAAAATTCTTTTCAGAATGTCCCGAAAATGTTAAGCGAATCGACTGAATCGAAGCATCGGACAAAACCTCCGAAAACAAACTTCTGGAAAAGAAATAATCCGGTTTACTATTTCCCGATAAAAGTTTCAGATTTTCCCGCACAAGCCAGATTTTCCCGGATCGCGGTTCCAGCACGTGCATGCCTGCATGACGAGTCGCTAACGAGCCTAAATAAAGAATTCCTAGACTAGATCCGGAAGCGTCGAATACTTCCAAGCTAGGCTCGTCTCCGTCCAGACCGAATTCCGGGGAAAGCGATCGGGGGGGATTTCCTTGCGATAGAAGAGTATATTTTCGTAATGCAAGAATTCCTTTTAGGAAGGTTTCGATCCTCTCGGAATCTCCTCGGCCACGCTTGCCGTTCGAGAGCCAGACTTCCCAGGAGTCGATGGTGCGGCTCAAAACGACCGCTTCACCCTTTCTTCCGACTACGACTTTTGAGATTTCCGATTCTTTCACCGGAAAGAACGGGTCCGCGTGCGCATACGTATCCTTAAAGACTTCCCAAGGATCCCGTGCTAGTAAAAGGAGTAAGGCTAAAAATAGGTTGGCTAGGAAAAGGGAGATGCCGGGATTCGACCGGATAAATTCCGGAACAGTACGAAGTAATTTTGACCACCTCATCGTTGCCTACTCCTTCTTCTTCGACGAAGATGCAGGAAAGCGTAGACGCTCACGAACAAAGGAATCCCTACGACATTTATTAAGCTTGAGAAAACTTTCATTTTTGGGGATACCGGGCTCATTTTAAGAATCAAGGATTGTTTACTCCTGGCCGCCAGCAAATCGGTATCTCCACCAAGTATATCGATCGCATTTAAAAGAAATGGAATATTCGTATCTCGAAATATTTCTCGGTAATCCGGAAACGCTAAGATATCGGAAACAAGATAGGGGGTGCCTATTACGAGAATTCTTCCGATTCTATCTTTCGGAGATCGGGAAAGGAATCCGTTTTTGCCGACTCCTTTCGGGAGAGATTGATCCGCAAAATAGGATTCGAGTGGACCTTCAACGATTGCGCCGAGTACAAAGGGACCTCCATTGGGTTGAATCGGAGTTTGCCGGAGCTGCTTTTCACCAAGCGTGACTCGTTCCGAACGAATTTCCGCGTCGGAGCC
It includes:
- the ccoG gene encoding cytochrome c oxidase accessory protein CcoG, translated to MVISRPMSGKIRSARTVVQTFLILLFFGTPWLRWDQLPLIRLDIPERKFFLLGNIFTPQEGYFLHLFLLGMGLSLFLFTSLIGRVWCGWACPQTIYTDLFDVVGRFVLGSKYGKKDAPIFGKVGTHLVWILVSLLASLAWISYFADPYLMLADIRSISETHSLPSWAYFTGFFTFAMYADMAFIREQFCKYACPYARFQTVMMDADSVNITYDYTRGEPRRKGTVKIGDCTACNMCLVVCPTGIDIREGTNVGCIACGKCSDACTHQMAKEGKKTLIGYWSENEIASHNRRIRWIRPRTLVYGGLLTLVLTVASLLLWTRVPMYLSVLPDRNIQPMTLPGGTVRNFYEVQIQNLTFEERKLRFQIEKTDIDGELHILVGGTEEAVVNLPSNSNMHYRLILELRNLQGKDASKRSHEIVLKVFDLEKPVFAKTNAIPFLLPVGIAIKQIGGTTIASQP
- a CDS encoding cbb3-type cytochrome c oxidase N-terminal domain-containing protein, with translation MSDPNKEFDGIKQSNNPLPAWWVWVWFGSIVFAIAYAIYFHGFSSWETKEQYEAQVSDYEKEFPNKNKVIVSNGGANPFRGDVKAIAAGQTTFQTYCVACHGPTGEGLVGPNLMDKEWLHGNTDAELYEEIMKGIGPDKAKLGRGPMPPHENSLGSEKVYQVIAWLASRNPSLKASK
- a CDS encoding cbb3-type cytochrome c oxidase subunit II — protein: MSWFDKLLDRFSNLTEKWEQNGVKFTIYTTIAVLCGGIFELIPPFFLSKTAEPIANVKPYTALELAGRDVYQKEGCNNCHTQMIRPFKWEVDRFDPQKAFGRDGYSKAGEFVYDHPFLWGSKRTGPDLAHESQIQPSAEWHKTHLINPRDTAKGSVMPGYPWLFEESAKLDPEKIAAHLRGLRSVGVPYTDAEIQAGVAELSGKTEGEALIAYLLKMGRDSAELSKSLK
- the ccoN gene encoding cytochrome-c oxidase, cbb3-type subunit I, with the protein product MNSQKYNDQIVKGFIISALVWGVASMLIGTWIAFQMVFPELNFGPYFTFGRLRPLHTNAAIFGFALSIIFATAYHTVQRLCRVRIWSDRLANIHFVLYNLTIALAAVTLPLGLNQSKEYAELEWPLDLLIVIWFVIFIVNFFGTIFTREEKQLYAAIWFYIASFVTIPILFIVNNLAVPVGLTKSYSLFSGVYDANIQWWYGHNAVAFVLTTPFLGLMYYYLPKHIKQPIYSHRLSIIHFWSLIFIYIWAGPHHLLYTPLPDWLQTTGMVFSIMLWMPSWGGMLNGFLTLTQAKEKIKTDATLKMLLVGITFYGMSTFEGPLLSIRSVSALGHNTDWIIGHVHGGTLGWVGMLSFAAIYYLVPRLWNTNLYSERLANFHFWVATLGILLYIVSMWVSGVTEGSMWRAVDETGALKYPNWVQITEVLKPFRLFRGIAGVLYVSGLFVMIYNVIKTIKTAGSGWKEIDLRVGLKEAKA
- a CDS encoding LIC_11485 family protein; amino-acid sequence: MAFNPFSFLTNIRESIDGILGGLPPQTVKLIGKAGMALAVLIGLALAWLSFQKGLEMAGEEDRAKVLDRKALFLEDIEREYNRKRKEIRWSDPGLNDSKSNSLDIERYSQDRPKAGPSAPKASLEEGNTLSNSRRNEGDSRVFFPNENERPPREDSAPSNSSDSAPKLEPKSQSEQNSSSRSDSSSRLEKPPRKTTGPQLRE
- a CDS encoding tetratricopeptide repeat protein, whose amino-acid sequence is MNLKSYYTLIVYLLLPTWLWADLPLPFPEDRPGTEEAESRQTSLGVAPSQSSDSVAGEEPRSTSEADSSKTNKTTEAAIGNDSNLTPTVPDSVAIQTPPAKSKTTQLPNITEKKNRKAKKKDDQDPSQAAYERGLLRLRNGEKNAAQEEFTKAAGSQGEASGKAKLELSKLVDSQTNSSAPESQDEEMKWKTLLESARSLRSQGKNSEAQTSLLQVATEAPSEYRAQALLQLGDSLFRQGRFSDSRAYLIDFWNRFGRKYPISSDPNSPEFKRQLEERDLGAYLLFKSSYKAGETEWARRFLVKYLEKSSEDSKGRFSPLRTELENLSKRDL
- a CDS encoding chemotaxis protein CheX; the protein is MQIRAELVNPFLEAATIVFRDVLKTDLIRGKIGVKDSPETTLELAIIIGVLGTFTGEVVYGLNYDAAYKIASKLMPGMSEQDIKNEYKDILGEIANMTTGNAMNIFATAGQSIEITAPNIVDSKNETIKIPKKQALAINLFSKFGKLEVNVSLS
- a CDS encoding LIC_11490 family protein, yielding MLYIALALILVGLLCFIYVSFQPSLKNRADSSGSVRTPTPIPRDRKNVAEALTSAKRPVRTESSSHLDRVFAEERKIRPFTRASERSEESNMIPEEEVWEEEIKTEPIPHEETFRPREQPPEERVEIGTESREEEWSMEGILFLDLSGKLPYEGLKQKIRPEQLKGFRRIGKGRVREIPGGFAFHALNSEFSYKLDEVEKVIFYDEGFALLPAKREFPTPIFLTKETERFKNYLEYTSKL
- the lmtA gene encoding lipid A Kdo2 1-phosphate O-methyltransferase; the protein is MALIEELDKQGIFLFRWRSYIPGFILLLSLYALKDYQFLNGSYEINLYYAAACFFVSLLGLFVRCFVIGYAPARTSGRNTKEQIADVVNREGIYSLVRHPLYLGNFLLYLGPILYLRDLPLLLVFALFFGFYYERIMFTEEKFLREKFGREYLDWADNVPAFLPKGKGYVKPQLSFSFKNVLKREYPSLFGIVVIFVLFDFCASFLNNFGSWTAPWEVITEPQIWVFGIGAGFYIIVRVVVKTTRWLQVEGR
- a CDS encoding DUF4340 domain-containing protein — translated: MRWSKLLRTVPEFIRSNPGISLFLANLFLALLLLLARDPWEVFKDTYAHADPFFPVKESEISKVVVGRKGEAVVLSRTIDSWEVWLSNGKRGRGDSERIETFLKGILALRKYTLLSQGNPPRSLSPEFGLDGDEPSLEVFDASGSSLGILYLGSLATRHAGMHVLEPRSGKIWLVRENLKLLSGNSKPDYFFSRSLFSEVLSDASIQSIRLTFSGHSEKNFSLVNSADDWNLSTSEFSKPASAEEVNRFAEMLFRLKADEISFENKEEIVPIRSDENFQVELQSESETELLSPIGKTKQGSWVFQRKDLNYKLILDPWTLEPILRKDLADFTYRGRHSFQ